A region from the Lytechinus variegatus isolate NC3 chromosome 6, Lvar_3.0, whole genome shotgun sequence genome encodes:
- the LOC121416962 gene encoding WD repeat-containing protein 76-like, giving the protein MIATKTFYKSANMAPVTRTRNPRPTREGGPAAAESTLASKRAKRTSVSLKAETPAADSSPAVRRSPRVLKKVAKVSPTKTNILKENVKRGKGKVKKEIKEEEEDEEEENMDIRPLKEESDVEMSDGEETHPGLSEYERRRMENISKNAEFFASLDIFKAKENLIALSPQAQKPKIQTRGLKSQRQSHSPIVRRPPSLRLQKKSPEGTALPEGFKEPPLQSYYTQQTRERERLPSDPIKMDATNVKKEDKTDAGADFVKGLAALAKGKKTSIKADERDLDKFATQLQKMKTKPQYVAKVVPERIFSVVVHPSVDKTIVAAGDKWGKIGLWDVNSSKGDDGVFLFAPHARPVNCLRFAPNDPNKLYSVSYDGTVRCGDFAHALFDQVYVADDDEIMWTSYFDFLSETSLLVTSNDRTGNVAVVDTRTSNKSGETVYKAHPRYIKTLSVHPTMPHYFVTCSNDCTAQLWDIRSMKESGSNKSIAVMPHSKSVNSAFFSPINGSRILTTSHDDKISIFDTESAKTGQLKGVQRTLWMSHNNYTGRWLTVFRAAWHPRREDAFVVGSMSQPRRIEVFSSKGKPVHFFYDDHLASVCSINAFHPTRDLLAGGNSSGKLHVFMT; this is encoded by the exons ATGATTGCAACCAAAACATTTTATAAATCAGCTAATATGGCACCTGTAACTCGCACTCGAAATCCAAGACCAACGAGGGAAGGAGGTCCCGCAGCAGCCGAATCAACGTTGGCTTCGAAGAGAGCAAAACGG ACTTCTGTTAGTTTGAAAGCAGAGACGCCAGCTGCCGACTCGTCCCCCGCCGTCAGACGCTCACCTAGAGTTTTGAAAAAGGTCGCGAAGGTGTCGCCGACAAAGACAAACATCTTAAAGGAAAATGTTAAGAGAGGGAAGGGAAAGGTGAAGAAGGAAAtcaaggaggaggaggaggatgaagaagaggagaatATGGATATCAGACCTTTAAAAGAAGAATCAGATGTAGAAATG AGTGATGGTGAGGAGACCCACCCTGGTTTATCAGAATATGAGAGGAGGAGGATGGAGAACATCTCCAAGAATGCTGAGTTCTTCGCTTCTCTTGATATCTTCAAG GCCAAAGAAAATCTTATTGCTCTCAGTCCTCAAGCCCAGAAACCCAAGATACAGACCAGAGGACTAAAGAG TCAGAGACAGTCCCATTCTCCTATTGTCCGAAGACCACCCTCGCTCCGTCTGCAGAAGAAGAGCCCGGAAGGAACAGCATTACCCGAGGGTTTTAAGGAACCACCTCTTCAAAGTTATTACACACAGCAGACCAGAGAACGC GAGAGATTGCCCTCTGACCCCATAAAGATGGATGCCACGAACGTCAAGAAAGAGGACAAGACAGATGCTGGAGCTGACTTTGTGAAGGGGCTGGCTGCCCTCGCCAAGGGGAAAAAGACAAGCATCAAGGCTGATGAAAGGGATCTTGACAA GTTTGCCACACAACTCCAGAAGATGAAGACGAAGCCTCAATACGTTGCTAAGGTGGTCCCGGAGCGCATCTTCTCCGTCGTCGTTCACCCGTCCGTTGACAAGACCATAGTAGCAGCTGGAGACAAGTGGGGAAAGATCGGTCTTTGGGACGTG AATTCCTCTAAAGGCGATGATGGGGTCTTCCTTTTCGCTCCTCATGCCAGACCCGTGAATTGTCTTCGGTTTGCACCCAACGATCCAAACAAACTTTACTCCGTGTCTTACGATGGGACAGTGCGGTGTGGGGACTTCGCTCATGCGTTGTTTGATCAG GTATATGTAGCAGATGACGATGAAATCATGTGGACAAGCTACTTTGACTTTCTGTCGGAAACCTCGCTTCTTGTTACATCAAATGATAGGACTGGAAACGTAGCAGTGGTTGACACTAGAACGAG CAACAAGAGCGGTGAGACGGTGTACAAGGCCCACCCTCGGTATATTAAAACTCTCTCCGTCCATCCCACCATGCCTCACTACTTTGTTACTTGCTCAAATGACTG CACGGCCCAACTGTGGGACATCCGTAGCATGAAGGAGAGCGGGAGCAACAAGTCCATCGCAGTGATGCCGCACAGCAAGAGCGTCAACTCCGCATTCTTCTCACCGATCAACGGATCAAGGATACTCACTACCTCCCATGACGATAAGATCAG CATCTTTGATACTGAGAGTGCTAAGACTGGGCAACTGAAAGGAGTTCAACGAACTCTATGGATGAG TCATAATAACTATACTGGTCGGTGGCTCACTGTATTCCGAGCAGCATGGCATCCGAGAAGAGAAGATGCATTCGTTGTTGGAAGCATGTCACAGCCGAGAAGG atCGAGGTGTTTAGCTCGAAGGGAAAGCCTGTCCACTTTTTCTATGACGATCACCTAGCGTCGGTCTGCTCTATCAACGCGTTTCATCCAACAAGAGATCTATTGGCTGGCGGAAATTCTAGTGGAAAACTCCACGTCTTTATGACATAA